A genome region from Perca fluviatilis chromosome 20, GENO_Pfluv_1.0, whole genome shotgun sequence includes the following:
- the ankrd9 gene encoding ankyrin repeat domain-containing protein 9, which yields MPWLLPSQLEHLSSSPSQRQCEQTSFSFYCAVRERLPVWLLEDMRGMEVFSWEDGHPRAFLPSEALLYALVHDHQDYARHLLDTYSVSALRAPRCGFCCRRSSGAPHLSVAVRYDRAAILSMMAAALKHADSLTDYLESRGGCSHVADAGKTAVQLAVELSRPDCLLLLLAHGARPAGLEAALQRLVSCEEAERSQAQRCLDFLLLFLPEPEAPRQLQDEPRRWQSLLGNQVFSWLCGLAPPPLLLQALRCLARSGPDQISTLPDFLQPHSWQ from the coding sequence ATGCCGTGGCTGCTGCCCTCTCAGCTGGAGCATCTGTCTTCGTCTCCGTCTCAGCGGCAGTGCGAGCAGACGTCCTTCTCCTTCTACTGTGCCGTGCGGGAGCGACTTCCTGTCTGGCTGCTGGAGGACATGCGCGGCATGGAGGTCTTCAGCTGGGAGGACGGACACCCGCGCGCCTTCCTGCCGTCCGAGGCGCTGCTCTACGCTCTCGTGCACGACCACCAGGACTACGCACGCCACCTGCTGGACACGTACTCTGTGAGCGCGCTCAGAGCACCGCGCTGCGGCTTCTGCTGCCGGCGCAGCAGCGGAGCGCCGCACCTCAGCGTAGCCGTGCGCTATGACCGCGCAGCGATCCTCAGCATGATGGCGGCGGCGCTGAAGCACGCTGACTCGCTGACGGACTACCTGGAGAGCCGCGGCGGCTGCTCGCACGTGGCGGACGCCGGGAAGACGGCGGTGCAGCTGGCGGTGGAGCTGTCCCGGCCCgactgcctgctgctgctgctggcgcaCGGTGCACGGCCGGCCGGCCTGGAAGCGGCGCTGCAGAGACTCGTGTCCTGCGAGGAGGCGGAGCGGAGCCAGGCACAGCGCTGCCTGGACTTCCTGCTGCTCTTCCTGCCCGAGCCCGAGGCTCCGCGGCAGCTGCAGGACGAGCCGCGCCGCTGGCAGAGCCTGCTGGGGAACCAGGTGTTCAGCTGGCTGTGTGGCCTGGCCCCGCCCCCCCTGCTACTGCAGGCACTGCGCTGTCTGGCCCGGTCCGGCCCGGATCAGATCAGCACGCTGCCGGACTTCCTGCAGCCGCACAGCTGGCAGTGA